A window from Fibrobacter sp. UWB11 encodes these proteins:
- a CDS encoding glycosyl hydrolase family 8, which translates to MNCLAKLGLAGLFAFGLAQAKVNFPFPQMSDYGGNATLLSDKAKASEELKSQFAYWLKTMYNEEGDVAGVRSNPGSNEYFSEGVGYGMLLMVYFSDNTTSYQSQFDKIWNFYKKMMNENGLMVWKVGNLNQAYDKGAALDGDIDAAAALVMAYYQFGDEKYKEDAKKLIQSMKKFEFESNGLHLPGDKWGDAGYNRKNPGYFDPAYMPLFALVDTENADFWNKTAYDANMKLYEASSAEVTTGLIDDWTDKNGKSEDDQYSYDASRAPWRNAKAVCWHGDQRALALDKKMAEFVSTVSASRMSGSVNRSSGGLGSDHNSTFVTSLMTALISDAKYQSKLDEYWKEAVALGDENYFNQSLKLLNGLLVSGNMPNLAAATPAGPVSSSSVPASSSSVESSSSNGTIALPTAVTNAPKMTLSGRTLQLETDGKVHVDLISVTGSVLKSFDKDARGTVAISLNGVPSGLYVVRVKNANSAVLKKIKLD; encoded by the coding sequence ATGAATTGTTTGGCAAAATTGGGTCTTGCAGGCCTCTTTGCTTTTGGTCTTGCTCAGGCTAAGGTGAACTTCCCGTTTCCGCAGATGTCCGATTATGGTGGAAACGCAACGCTTTTGAGCGACAAGGCTAAGGCTTCCGAAGAATTGAAGTCCCAGTTTGCTTATTGGCTCAAGACCATGTACAACGAAGAAGGCGATGTGGCCGGTGTGCGTTCTAACCCGGGTTCCAACGAATACTTCTCGGAAGGTGTCGGTTACGGCATGCTTTTGATGGTCTACTTTAGCGACAACACTACGAGCTATCAGTCGCAATTCGATAAAATTTGGAACTTCTACAAAAAGATGATGAACGAAAACGGCCTGATGGTGTGGAAGGTCGGTAATCTCAACCAGGCTTACGATAAAGGTGCCGCTCTCGATGGCGATATCGATGCTGCAGCCGCTCTCGTGATGGCTTACTATCAGTTTGGCGATGAAAAGTACAAGGAAGATGCCAAGAAACTCATTCAGTCCATGAAAAAGTTCGAATTCGAATCGAACGGTTTGCATTTGCCGGGCGACAAGTGGGGCGATGCCGGTTACAACCGCAAGAATCCGGGCTATTTTGACCCGGCTTACATGCCGCTTTTTGCTTTGGTCGATACTGAAAATGCCGATTTCTGGAACAAGACTGCTTACGATGCCAACATGAAGTTGTATGAAGCTAGCTCTGCAGAAGTTACGACCGGCCTTATCGATGACTGGACTGACAAAAATGGCAAGAGCGAAGATGACCAATACAGCTACGATGCTTCCCGCGCTCCGTGGCGTAACGCCAAGGCCGTTTGCTGGCATGGTGACCAGCGAGCTCTTGCTCTCGACAAGAAAATGGCTGAATTTGTTTCTACAGTGTCTGCTTCGCGCATGAGTGGATCGGTTAATCGTTCGTCTGGCGGTCTCGGCAGTGATCACAACAGCACGTTTGTGACTTCTCTTATGACGGCCTTGATTTCGGATGCTAAATACCAGTCTAAGCTTGACGAATACTGGAAAGAAGCCGTCGCTCTTGGTGATGAAAATTACTTCAACCAGTCTCTCAAACTTTTGAACGGTTTGCTCGTTTCGGGCAACATGCCGAATCTTGCCGCTGCAACACCTGCGGGCCCGGTTTCTTCGAGCTCTGTTCCGGCTAGCTCCAGCTCTGTGGAATCTAGCTCTAGCAATGGCACGATTGCCTTGCCTACAGCGGTGACTAACGCTCCGAAGATGACGCTTTCGGGCAGAACGCTCCAGCTTGAAACTGACGGAAAAGTTCATGTTGACCTGATTTCTGTGACAGGTAGCGTTTTGAAGTCGTTCGATAAGGACGCAAGGGGCACTGTCGCCATCTCCTTGAATGGCGTTCCGAGCGGTCTCTATGTTGTGCGTGTCAAGAACGCTAATTCCGCAGTCCTTAAGAAGATTAAGTTAGACTAA
- a CDS encoding TIGR02171 family protein gives MKKAVFVGTSFLVGSFLLSCSDDSPTQTEMGSSLVCSSQENCSDVTLQEDFALIRSSGKVAELGTNSKSAKANERPQMDVKFTYDFQLGKHEVTCGEFNALMDKKGGVKLDCEKESLPAVNVTYYDAVLFANAKSKAAGMDTAYTYSSAEFDKNGHCNLLNGFVFKPDVEAFRLPTEAEWSFAAGLSFNVYKSWNVENSGSKAHEVCTKKDENGLCDMLGNVTEWVNDWLGNFRDTSITNYVGGADGGNLGERVIKGGNYRTAISDINLYARGDVYTVTGTSASDYLGFRLAYGKIENPVWLDASGSAVASNLSLVASSQNITPLFGTSKSKLAFRNYNTKNLVFVDFRRVSPTIVEIKDTIDVYHPDISPDGKRVAFCTREEGLSGASSVYVRDLNAEGSNLVKLDVKSAAIPRWRVLENGDTVIVYVTDAGNNKDESVFKSASTWQVKFANGKFGEPQKLFDGAYHGGISDDESLTVTGARVLRARVAAKGSIAKSDAKDTLWYNGEQACNASLNKKSKRTLFLDFGGETGRTFVGEKYRTHERLLIADNNGKLVSSVAAPSGYTFDHSEWVLNDENVAVVTLANADGAHKKIALVNTKDSSVTVLVEGEEIWHPCFWVSTGNSSESSNWDADSVGVYVSAGNQTNYLLSHKMPMFWKLKDSVEFIGLGNSHMWAGFDPSQMSVSAMNMGVVPCDMHCIHYLFENYVVNHASKVKYVAVGLDIDLWYNIDKRMDINLCRGDALGFVYDEKHEFYPDGVDNAFVDLVMENAVDEAQSVIKERGWYAASDNRGWADENGHVVIDPDSTWSNCLFNKNLSNCLVDEDQNTCLSKYTMSVCMNDVVDTNYNMCLAKHSLDQCLGIFTGDIDKLKDLVRIAKERNIVVIGVVFPVSPEYKKTGAYSRHGMLRSHAKKILDEINEFAEAKSNFFVFDENKFGDHDYPSSMANDYDHLNKDGAIQFSKRLNEFVKSIDSGKSSK, from the coding sequence ATGAAAAAAGCAGTCTTTGTCGGTACATCTTTTTTAGTTGGTTCTTTCTTACTTTCTTGTTCGGACGATTCTCCTACGCAGACCGAAATGGGCTCATCGCTCGTTTGCAGCTCGCAGGAAAATTGTTCGGATGTTACGTTGCAAGAAGATTTTGCATTAATCCGTTCTTCGGGCAAAGTTGCCGAATTGGGGACAAATTCCAAGTCCGCAAAGGCGAATGAACGCCCGCAAATGGATGTCAAGTTCACTTATGATTTCCAGTTAGGCAAGCATGAAGTTACTTGTGGCGAATTTAATGCGCTGATGGACAAAAAAGGCGGTGTCAAGTTGGATTGCGAAAAGGAATCTTTGCCTGCGGTCAACGTGACCTATTACGATGCCGTTCTTTTTGCAAATGCCAAAAGCAAAGCCGCTGGAATGGATACTGCTTATACGTATTCCTCTGCAGAATTTGACAAAAATGGCCATTGCAACCTCTTGAATGGCTTTGTGTTTAAGCCGGATGTTGAAGCGTTCCGTTTGCCGACTGAAGCAGAATGGAGTTTTGCTGCCGGTTTGTCGTTCAATGTTTATAAGAGCTGGAATGTCGAAAATTCAGGTTCTAAGGCGCACGAAGTTTGCACGAAAAAAGATGAAAACGGCTTGTGCGATATGCTCGGTAACGTGACCGAATGGGTGAACGACTGGCTTGGAAATTTCCGCGATACGTCAATTACCAATTACGTGGGCGGTGCCGATGGCGGTAATCTTGGCGAACGCGTTATTAAGGGCGGAAATTACAGAACCGCAATTTCGGATATAAACTTGTATGCTCGTGGCGACGTCTATACCGTGACGGGAACGAGCGCCTCGGATTATTTGGGATTCCGCTTGGCTTATGGAAAAATCGAAAATCCGGTTTGGCTCGATGCATCGGGTTCTGCGGTTGCTTCTAATCTTTCCCTTGTCGCTAGCTCCCAGAATATCACGCCGCTTTTTGGAACTTCAAAGTCCAAACTTGCGTTTAGGAACTACAATACCAAGAATTTGGTGTTTGTTGATTTTAGAAGAGTCTCGCCGACAATTGTAGAAATCAAGGATACAATTGATGTTTATCACCCGGACATTTCTCCGGACGGAAAACGCGTTGCTTTCTGCACGAGAGAGGAAGGCCTGAGCGGTGCCTCTAGCGTTTATGTCCGTGACTTAAATGCCGAAGGTTCCAATCTTGTTAAGCTTGATGTAAAATCGGCTGCGATTCCGCGCTGGCGCGTTCTCGAAAATGGCGATACGGTGATTGTCTATGTAACTGATGCCGGTAACAACAAAGATGAATCCGTATTTAAATCGGCTTCGACATGGCAGGTGAAGTTTGCCAATGGAAAATTTGGCGAACCGCAAAAATTGTTTGATGGCGCTTACCATGGCGGTATTAGTGATGACGAATCGTTGACGGTGACAGGTGCTCGCGTGCTCCGCGCTCGTGTGGCTGCTAAGGGCTCGATTGCAAAATCGGATGCAAAAGATACTTTGTGGTATAATGGCGAACAAGCTTGCAATGCTTCTTTGAATAAAAAGAGCAAGCGTACGTTGTTCCTTGATTTTGGCGGAGAAACGGGTCGCACGTTTGTTGGTGAAAAGTACCGTACTCACGAACGCTTGCTTATTGCCGATAATAATGGTAAGCTTGTTTCTTCAGTTGCGGCTCCGTCGGGTTATACGTTTGACCATAGTGAATGGGTGCTGAATGACGAAAATGTTGCCGTCGTAACGCTTGCTAATGCTGATGGCGCTCACAAAAAAATTGCTTTGGTGAATACCAAGGATAGCTCGGTGACGGTACTTGTCGAGGGTGAAGAAATTTGGCATCCGTGTTTCTGGGTTTCTACGGGTAATTCTTCGGAATCGTCGAATTGGGATGCCGATAGCGTCGGTGTCTACGTTTCGGCAGGGAACCAAACAAACTATTTGCTTTCTCACAAAATGCCGATGTTCTGGAAACTCAAGGATTCCGTAGAATTTATCGGGCTTGGCAATTCGCACATGTGGGCAGGCTTTGATCCATCACAAATGAGCGTTTCGGCGATGAATATGGGTGTCGTTCCGTGCGACATGCATTGTATCCATTACCTTTTTGAAAATTATGTTGTGAATCATGCATCCAAGGTAAAGTATGTTGCTGTGGGTCTTGATATTGATTTGTGGTATAATATTGATAAACGCATGGATATTAATTTGTGCAGGGGCGATGCCCTAGGCTTTGTATATGACGAAAAACATGAATTTTATCCGGACGGAGTCGATAATGCGTTTGTGGATCTCGTCATGGAAAATGCCGTAGATGAGGCGCAGTCGGTTATTAAGGAACGCGGCTGGTATGCGGCTTCGGATAATAGAGGCTGGGCCGATGAAAACGGACATGTCGTTATTGACCCGGATTCTACGTGGAGTAACTGCTTGTTCAATAAGAATTTGTCCAATTGCCTTGTGGATGAAGACCAAAATACGTGCCTTTCGAAATATACGATGAGTGTTTGCATGAATGATGTTGTAGACACGAACTATAACATGTGCTTGGCCAAACATAGCTTGGATCAATGCTTGGGAATTTTCACGGGTGATATTGATAAGCTGAAGGACCTTGTACGCATTGCCAAGGAACGCAATATCGTTGTAATCGGTGTCGTTTTCCCGGTGAGCCCGGAATATAAGAAGACGGGTGCTTATTCACGTCATGGCATGCTCCGTAGCCATGCTAAGAAAATCCTTGATGAAATCAATGAATTTGCAGAGGCCAAGTCGAATTTCTTTGTCTTTGACGAGAATAAGTTTGGCGACCATGATTACCCCTCTTCGATGGCAAACGACTATGACCATTTGAACAAAGATGGTGCAATACAGTTCTCGAAACGTTTGAATGAATTTGTCAAGTCGATTGATTCGGGGAAATCTTCGAAGTAG